The following are encoded in a window of Cryobacterium sp. CG_9.6 genomic DNA:
- a CDS encoding ABC transporter permease — MTQTQAVATPSVVSGARRPLAARPWFRVFGGIILPVLLLAAWQVSTSLGLVSTSQLPSPEMVWKAGVDLAERGLLGQYAAISTQRVLIGFLIGAALGLTFGALVGLSRASEIFFAPTLGAIRAVPSLAWIPLLLLWLGIQEDSKITLIAIGAFFPVYTTVAASLRHVDRQLVEAGRAFGYNGLSLFLTVQLPAVIPAVVSGLRLALAQAWLFLVAAELLASSMGLGFLLIDSQNNGRIDRIVLAIIALAVLGKLTDALVGVFEKWATTKWA; from the coding sequence ATGACCCAGACACAGGCTGTAGCCACGCCGTCGGTCGTGTCGGGCGCGCGGCGACCCCTCGCTGCGCGCCCGTGGTTCCGGGTGTTCGGCGGGATCATCTTGCCCGTTTTGCTGCTCGCGGCCTGGCAGGTCAGCACCTCGCTGGGACTTGTCAGCACCTCCCAGCTGCCGTCCCCCGAGATGGTGTGGAAGGCCGGGGTTGATCTCGCCGAACGGGGGCTGCTCGGTCAGTACGCGGCCATTTCGACCCAGCGGGTACTGATTGGCTTTCTGATCGGGGCGGCGCTCGGCCTCACTTTCGGTGCCCTCGTCGGTCTGTCCCGGGCTTCGGAAATCTTCTTTGCCCCCACACTCGGCGCCATCCGCGCCGTTCCGTCCCTGGCCTGGATTCCGCTACTGCTGCTGTGGCTGGGCATTCAGGAGGATTCTAAGATCACGCTCATTGCCATCGGGGCCTTTTTCCCGGTGTACACCACGGTTGCCGCGTCGCTGCGGCACGTGGATCGTCAACTGGTGGAAGCGGGCCGGGCGTTCGGCTACAACGGCCTCAGCCTGTTCCTCACCGTGCAGCTCCCGGCCGTGATCCCCGCCGTTGTATCCGGGCTGCGGCTCGCGCTCGCGCAGGCCTGGCTTTTTCTCGTGGCCGCCGAGCTGCTCGCCTCGTCGATGGGTCTCGGGTTTCTGCTCATCGACTCGCAGAACAATGGCCGCATTGACCGGATCGTGCTCGCGATCATTGCGCTGGCCGTGCTCGGCAAGCTGACGGATGCCCTCGTGGGCGTCTTCGAAAAGTGGGCAACGACGAAGTGGGCATGA
- the acs gene encoding acetate--CoA ligase codes for MTARNGSDMSETSHTIRNLLTETRTYPAPAAFAAQANVDASWWDRAAADPIAFWTEQAARLEWATPWTSAHTWEPAVPDADGVLSIPKAEWFAGGTLNVAVNCVDHHVAAGRGDKVAFYFEGEPGDRRTITYAELEREVNRAANALTALGIVQGDRVVLYLPVIPETIIITLAIARLGAIHSLVFGGFSAEALRFRVEDTGAKLLVTTDGQYRRGQAVPVKAAADDAVAGVPSIEHMLVVRRTGDDTPDIPWTPGRDVWWHDVVDPASHIHKPEYFDAETPLFIIYTSGTTGKPKGLVHTSGGYLVHASWSHWAVFDAKDTDVHWCTADLAWVTAHSYVHYGPLSNGTTSVIYEGTPNTPHPGRHLEIIERYGVTTYYTAPTLIRTFMTWFPNGLPAEFDLSSIRLLGSVGEAINPEAWVWFRENFGAGHTPIVDTWWQSETGAAIMSPLPGASTLKPGSALRAIPGLKTLVVDDAGEQVALGTGGYLVIDGMWPGLARTVWGNPERYRDSYWARFAAQGYFFSGDGAKYDDDGDIWLLGRVDDVINVSGHRLSTIEIESALVAHPAVGEAGVVGVSDPTTGEGIAAFVIPAVAPTDPASVRAWLELGAELAPLLRAHITHEIGAIAKPRDVFLVPDLPKTRSGKIMRRLLGDIVDGRPLGDVSSLQDDTAPRHIADIVQAARG; via the coding sequence ATGACTGCTCGGAACGGAAGCGACATGAGCGAGACCAGCCACACCATCCGTAATCTCCTCACCGAAACCCGCACCTACCCGGCCCCCGCCGCTTTCGCGGCGCAGGCCAATGTGGACGCCAGCTGGTGGGACCGGGCGGCCGCCGACCCGATCGCCTTCTGGACCGAGCAGGCCGCCCGCCTGGAGTGGGCCACCCCGTGGACGAGCGCCCACACCTGGGAGCCGGCCGTCCCCGACGCCGACGGCGTGCTGTCTATCCCCAAAGCGGAATGGTTCGCCGGTGGCACGCTCAATGTGGCCGTGAACTGCGTGGACCACCATGTGGCCGCCGGGCGCGGCGACAAGGTGGCGTTCTACTTCGAGGGGGAACCCGGCGATCGGCGCACGATCACCTACGCCGAGCTGGAACGCGAGGTCAACCGGGCCGCGAACGCCCTCACCGCACTCGGCATCGTGCAGGGCGACCGCGTGGTGCTCTACCTTCCGGTGATCCCCGAGACGATCATCATCACCCTCGCGATCGCGCGGCTCGGAGCCATCCACTCCCTCGTCTTCGGTGGCTTCTCCGCCGAGGCCCTGCGCTTTCGCGTGGAAGACACCGGCGCCAAGCTCCTCGTGACGACCGACGGTCAATACCGCCGAGGTCAGGCCGTTCCGGTCAAGGCCGCGGCCGACGACGCCGTGGCCGGTGTGCCCTCCATCGAACACATGCTCGTGGTGAGGCGCACGGGCGACGACACCCCCGACATTCCCTGGACACCGGGACGGGATGTCTGGTGGCACGATGTCGTCGACCCCGCGTCACATATTCACAAACCGGAATACTTCGACGCCGAGACGCCCCTGTTCATCATTTACACGTCGGGAACCACCGGAAAGCCCAAGGGGCTCGTGCACACCAGTGGCGGGTACCTCGTGCACGCTAGCTGGAGCCACTGGGCGGTTTTTGACGCCAAGGACACCGACGTGCACTGGTGCACGGCCGACCTGGCCTGGGTCACCGCGCACAGCTACGTGCACTACGGCCCCCTCTCGAACGGCACCACCTCGGTCATTTACGAGGGCACGCCGAACACGCCGCACCCCGGGCGGCACCTGGAGATCATCGAGCGCTACGGCGTCACCACGTACTACACCGCCCCGACCCTCATTCGCACGTTCATGACGTGGTTCCCGAACGGTTTGCCGGCGGAGTTCGACCTCAGCAGCATCCGCTTGCTCGGCTCCGTTGGGGAGGCCATCAACCCGGAGGCGTGGGTGTGGTTCCGGGAGAATTTCGGGGCCGGACACACACCGATCGTGGACACGTGGTGGCAGTCCGAAACGGGCGCGGCCATTATGTCGCCGCTTCCCGGCGCGAGCACGCTCAAACCGGGCTCGGCACTGCGAGCGATCCCGGGGCTCAAGACCCTGGTGGTCGACGACGCGGGCGAGCAGGTTGCGCTCGGCACCGGTGGTTATCTGGTGATCGACGGCATGTGGCCCGGCCTGGCGCGCACGGTATGGGGAAACCCGGAGCGGTACCGGGACTCGTACTGGGCCAGGTTCGCTGCCCAGGGCTACTTTTTCTCCGGAGATGGTGCCAAGTACGACGACGACGGTGATATCTGGCTGCTCGGCCGGGTGGACGACGTGATCAACGTCTCCGGCCACCGGCTGTCGACGATCGAGATCGAATCCGCACTCGTGGCCCACCCGGCCGTGGGTGAGGCCGGTGTCGTGGGCGTGTCAGACCCGACGACCGGTGAGGGGATCGCTGCGTTCGTCATTCCCGCGGTGGCCCCCACCGACCCCGCGAGCGTGCGAGCGTGGCTTGAGCTCGGCGCCGAACTGGCACCGCTGTTGCGGGCACACATCACGCACGAGATCGGTGCCATCGCCAAGCCGCGCGATGTCTTTCTGGTCCCGGACCTGCCGAAGACCCGTTCCGGCAAGATCATGCGGCGTTTGCTCGGCGATATCGTGGACGGTCGACCGCTCGGTGATGTGTCATCGCTGCAGGACGACACCGCTCCCCGACACATTGCCGATATCGTGCAGGCTGCGCGGGGCTAG
- a CDS encoding DUF3592 domain-containing protein: MEFEAISGIISEILTLVGLAAGIPLLITGLIVRAVSHRWVKADGVIAVSKNGSVIRWFDGQGDVHAGHQNTHESQGLLPGDDIPVWYLPRSPDRCRTDNPSHDGRALRLTGLILILVGVVAAIFGFVLMFV, encoded by the coding sequence GTGGAGTTTGAGGCGATCTCCGGAATCATCAGTGAGATTCTCACCCTTGTGGGGCTGGCCGCCGGAATTCCGCTGCTCATCACCGGCCTTATCGTGCGTGCGGTCAGTCATCGCTGGGTGAAAGCGGATGGCGTGATCGCCGTGTCCAAAAACGGCTCGGTGATTCGATGGTTCGACGGCCAGGGCGATGTGCACGCGGGCCATCAGAACACCCACGAGTCCCAGGGGCTGCTGCCCGGGGACGACATTCCCGTGTGGTACCTGCCGCGCTCACCCGATCGCTGTCGCACCGACAACCCGAGTCACGACGGCCGCGCCCTGCGCCTCACCGGGCTGATCCTCATTCTGGTGGGCGTTGTAGCCGCTATCTTCGGCTTTGTGCTGATGTTTGTGTAG
- the lhgO gene encoding L-2-hydroxyglutarate oxidase — protein sequence MSKTPNHVIVAGAGIVGLSTAYALSQRGQRVTVLEKESNVAQHQTGNNSGVIHSGLYYKPGSLKAELGTAGAISMKAFARENDVTVTTCGKLVVATTAAQIPALQELYRRGQANNVPCRVISPEEAREYEPHVAAVAALRVDSTGIVDYVGVCAALRRHIEANGGQVHLNQQIVGISSDRDAVTVTTEQDEFRADQFVNCAGLYSDRVARLAGRKPEVRIIPFRGEYFELTPEASHLVKGLIYPVPDPDLPFLGVHFTRMFNGSVHAGPNAVFALAREGYTWLNINPRDVLESAQWPGLWKLGGKFWRTGIAEVQRSFSQKRFLASLRELVPELADNSLVPTHAGVRAQAMRRDGSLVDDFYFEKAPRQIHVLNAPSPAATAALEIGVRIANELAAA from the coding sequence ATGTCGAAAACGCCGAATCATGTGATCGTGGCGGGCGCGGGAATCGTCGGGTTGTCGACCGCCTATGCCCTCAGCCAGCGCGGACAGCGGGTCACTGTGCTCGAGAAAGAATCTAACGTGGCCCAGCATCAGACGGGCAACAACTCCGGCGTGATTCATTCCGGACTGTATTACAAGCCCGGCAGTCTCAAGGCCGAACTCGGAACGGCCGGAGCGATCTCGATGAAGGCGTTCGCGCGCGAGAATGACGTGACCGTCACGACCTGCGGCAAGCTCGTGGTGGCGACCACCGCGGCGCAGATTCCGGCACTGCAGGAACTGTACCGTCGCGGTCAGGCCAATAACGTGCCCTGCCGGGTGATTAGCCCCGAGGAGGCGCGAGAATACGAGCCGCACGTCGCTGCCGTTGCGGCCCTGCGGGTGGACTCAACCGGCATCGTCGACTATGTGGGCGTGTGTGCTGCACTGCGTCGCCACATCGAGGCCAACGGCGGTCAGGTGCACCTGAACCAGCAGATTGTGGGGATCTCCTCCGACCGGGATGCCGTCACCGTCACCACGGAGCAGGATGAATTTCGGGCTGATCAGTTTGTGAACTGCGCCGGACTGTACAGCGATCGGGTGGCGCGTTTGGCGGGGCGCAAGCCGGAGGTGCGCATCATCCCTTTTCGGGGGGAGTACTTCGAACTGACGCCGGAGGCGTCGCACCTCGTGAAGGGCCTCATTTATCCGGTCCCCGATCCGGATCTCCCCTTCCTCGGGGTGCACTTCACGCGCATGTTCAACGGATCCGTGCATGCCGGCCCGAACGCTGTCTTTGCGCTGGCTCGCGAGGGGTATACCTGGCTCAACATCAACCCGCGCGACGTTCTGGAAAGCGCACAGTGGCCGGGACTATGGAAACTCGGGGGAAAGTTCTGGCGCACCGGGATTGCAGAGGTGCAGCGATCGTTCTCGCAGAAGCGGTTTCTCGCGAGTCTGCGTGAGTTGGTGCCGGAACTCGCCGACAACAGCCTGGTTCCCACCCATGCCGGCGTGCGCGCCCAGGCGATGCGACGAGATGGCAGTCTGGTGGATGACTTTTACTTTGAGAAGGCTCCCCGCCAAATTCACGTGCTCAACGCTCCCTCGCCGGCGGCCACGGCGGCGCTCGAAATTGGGGTGCGAATTGCTAACGAGCTGGCGGCGGCGTAG